One Balaenoptera ricei isolate mBalRic1 chromosome 16, mBalRic1.hap2, whole genome shotgun sequence genomic window carries:
- the LOC132350917 gene encoding anthrax toxin receptor-like → MKTKVYCLGVKDYQRDQLVGNSCKEVMGGDTFYACVRESYQLGFYAYGLSPDRMKDYTCRYKLDKTEVFTKPPNSVTEEKIICPGHIFLKAGHMRLWSPQLSQLQPQ, encoded by the exons ATGAAGACCAAGGTTTACTGCCTGGGTGTAAAAGACTATCAGAGAGACCAG CTCGTGGGAAATTCCTGTAAGGAAGTTATGGGTGGGGACACATTCTATGCCTGTGTAAGAG AATCCTACCAACTTGGGTTTTATGCATATGGCCTAAGTCCAGACAGAATGAAAGACTATACTTGCAGATATAAGTTGGACAAAACCGAAGTCTTCA CTAAACCACCTAACTCAGTgactgaagaaaaaataatttgcccAGGACATATTTTTCTTAAGGCTGGACA CATGAGACTGTGGAGCCCCCAGCTGTCCCAACTACAACCACAGTGA